The Rhizoctonia solani chromosome 1, complete sequence sequence AGGGTGAATGACGGCCCAATCGGCGGTGGGATGCAGAATGATGGAGTTTTCGCAAACGTCACAGCAAAACCCGGTGGGACCGCGCCAGTGCTTGGAGCCCAGGCCGATGGTCCAAATTGGACACCAGAAGATGCTCAGAACCAGGGACCTCCGGTGAGCAATTACGCTATATCTGCCGACCGACGCATATCTAATGTTGACTCTTGCGAATAGTCCTACAGTGTTGCCCAAGCAGATGCCGTGCCACCGTATTGGGAGACGACAGTGTTGGCACCCACGTCAGTTCCCGGTGAATTGATCGTGGATGGACTCGCCACCGGCTCGCTCTTTTCGTTCTTGTGGAATCTGCTCGTCTCGATGTCCTTCCAATTTGTGGGCTTCCTCCTTACATACCTCCTCCACACCACACACGCTGGCAAATATGGCTCTCGAGCGGGTCTCGGCGTCACCCTTATCCAATACGGCTTCTACCTGAGGCCAAGACCGACGATAGCGACGACCCTTGGGGCTGGCCAAATGATGATAATCACTCGAGCCAGGCCAAGCCAACGTTTGCTACGGCGGCCGAGGCCGACAAATACTACTCGACGTCACCCCCGCGGACTTGAATAATAGCACAGCCATGATGGGGAACGGGACCATGTTGGCGAGTGAGGCAGCAGATGCGACCGCAGCCAACGATTGGTTGTCCTTTTTCCTCATGACTATCGGCTGGTTCGTTCTCCTAACTTCATTAATGGGATATTGGCGTGTTAAGCGCTGGGAGCACGGGGTCGTCCGAGCATCTGCGGAGACCGCTCAGTCGAGGCAGCCTACAGAGGAAGAAATGGCTCATGATGCTGCAATATTGGCAAACATCGAGCGAGTCTTCGGAATTGTTAGCTCACGCGCAGAGCAAATGCGCAATGATTTAGGATTACCTTCCAATTGGGCTGAGGCTCCAGGCACGGCGGCTCGGCCTCCACAGAACCGTGTTTAATTAGAGCGGTTTTATTGTATAAATTTATGTGTCATTTTTTGTAGTGCGATTCGGCCGACGTTCGTTGCTCGTTATTTCTCGTATTCTCAGTATTACCAAACATTAGCTTAGCCACGTATTAGCCATGAATTGTTACCAAACGGACAATCATCTTCGTATCTCGTGTAAATACCGGAATGGAGGGTTGGTCTAGCCCCAGCAAAGCCAGATATTCGCTCAGTGCCCCAAAACTCGCGCGGGAGCTCCCTCATCTCATTTCCGAGGGAGCGGCAAACACATTTGGACCTAGTCTTCCAAATCGAAGAACCGAGGGATCGTCGAGTCGCTCTCGAACACGAAGGTACCGATATGTGGCCTACCAGATATGGGCAACGCGCGATGTGCGCCAGGAGCCTCATAACCGTGGCTCAAGCGTTTAAGCACAGCGAAATTGAGTGGTCCGAAGGCACGGCGGATGACCCTAGTTCCGATAATATGCTTCCGGAAGGCAAGTGTGCTACGAGGGGGATTATGCGTGGTCGTAGAGCTAGAGCTTATTTGCTGGTCGCCCTTAAATGAGTGATTGGCTCTGGGCTTTGAAACTGGAGCAGTAGTGCGAGTGGAGTGCTTGCAAGCTGTGGTCTGTATCTGCTGTATACCTAGCCTGGATCCTCGGTACCTATTGGCTGCTAGCTGCCGGGGACACACGCCGCGGGTTTTCTTCCGGGCCCAGCCTCGTGTTTCCCATCGACATCGAATCCACCCGAATCCACCTTGGTTTGACCCTCGATTTAACCTTCAATCCTAATCCTAGCCGCTGCACTGGACAGGGCGAACTTGAGAGCTTCTTTACCCCACATTACCCGTTTGACCATGGACGAGCGGCCGACGCATACCAATCTTAGACTCACAACCGCTTCTGATTGTCTCATACTTATGGAAGGTGTCCGCAGGGGCATGTTCCGCCTCGTCACCCGCCGTCTCACAGACGCAGAGCGATCCTTGTATATCAAGCCAGGTTGTGTCTTCGTCTGGCAAGAAGGCAAGTCTATTCATTTTTAACTTATAAACTTCAGACGTATTTACGTTTGGATCATGTCCAATCTCCTATGACGTCCCTGGTCGGTCGCGCGCGTTTCTGCGATCGGAATAGGCGACGTGAGTCTAGTAACTTATTTTGGTAATCGGTCAGCTGTGTTGATGTGGCGGAGCCTTAGAATTGCAGCAGATGGACAGACGGTTTGGCCTGGGGGTGAGTGAGATCCTATCGTCCTTGTGGTCCTTGCCACTTATTGTCGCATAACAGTCCGTCTCGCATGCGAGAGCCATTCCTCGTACGTtagttgctgctgctgctgcgtgTACACATACATCTAAACTCTTTTATCACGACGCTTTCCAGTTTTACGACGAGAAACCAGCATCCGGCTCGGGTTCGACGGGAGACGCCCTTGACCCGTGAGTTTATCGAATTTAAGTTCGGATAAGACAGATCTCGTGCTTAACTGAATGTTTTCATTGCCCCTATTGCGATCGCAATCAGCTCTAGCCGAGCCAATACTTCAGCAAGAGGCCGAGCCGCCCCCTACGACCGGGGTCCGAAACCTTCCACGAAAAACACGTATGGCGGATTAGTTAAACAGACTTTCTCAACTCTAGTGCGAATGAACGATGATAACCCAGTCAAATGGCACGTTGTAGCATACTTCACCACCGACAGCCACTCAAACATACCCGGGGTCAAGGATGATCCAGTACGCCCTTACTTTTATAGGGTGTTTTTAGCTTGATCGCTGATcacttccatttttggcTGCCAGAATCTAAAGGATATAGACGTTCCACATGGTGTTTATGAGAGCGCCCGTCAGAGAAAGCCGGGAACCGCAACAAGGGACCGATCAACGTATGGAAAAGAAAGAGCAAGTGTCAAATCAGAACATGCCGAGGGAATGTCCTCGCCGCTACCTTCTCCGGTTCCAATACCTAGACGGTACTCGACGCAAGCAGTGGTTCCAGGCTTGTCATCGCCAACCAGTTCTCTCGGCTATGTCCTGCCGTCTCCTGCCTCTGTTCCTGATCTCACTCGCATGTACCAAAAGCGGCCTACGTCAGATACCCACTCACCTCCTCCACAATATGGCCCCCCGATGTCATGGCCTCCAAAGTACCAAGAGGAGATAACATCACCCTTTGCGTTTTCTCCTCCATTCCCTACTATACCATTTAGGCCAGAGAATGATTTTAGCTCTATACCAGAAACGTTACATATCCCGGCTTCACGCGAGGTGGTCGACTTCTCTGGGGCCGCTCCGCCCTTCAACGATGCGGAGCCTCCCAAAACACTCGAGGCTTTCCGCTTCTTTGAACAGCGGCTTTCTGGAGCCCGGCATTTTGCTCTCATTCGACCAATGAGCACCGATGATCACCTTATGTTTTACGGCCCCTCGCTTCATTCGACGATCGACATGTCAGCGCTTTACGAAACGGTCTCAACGGTAATTAAGCTTACATCTAGCCCTAGTTTGGGTCTCGATTCTAGAAGTTCTAACCaaacctgatacagagtcgACGACGTCCAAGCATCGAATTCTTGACCAGCTATTTTAGGCCTAATGCCGGGTTTGAGGGGGGTTTTAATATGCCATTTACCATTAGCCTTAGCGAACCAATCCGGCATGGTCAGAACAAATGGGCCCAAGTGTGGAGAGCAAACCTCCGATGCTCAACGGTGGGAGGGTGGAGCGCTGGAATTCCGGTCGTAGTCAAGTTGTTCCAAGAGTCCCTCTTCCCTCCGCCAACACCAGACGACTTACTGGGCGACAAGTCTGAATGCGCTTGGTACTCGATGAAAGAACAAGCAGAGGCCGAGGCTTGGGCGTATGAAATGCTCAAGTCGCACCAAGGCCAACACATTCCCTACTCGTATGGCATGTACGA is a genomic window containing:
- a CDS encoding cAMP-independent regulatory protein pac2, whose translation is MDERPTHTNLRLTTASDCLILMEGVRRGMFRLVTRRLTDAERSLYIKPGCTYLRLDHVQSPMTSLVGRARFCDRNRRQLQQMDRRFGLGSVSHARAIPRTLVAAAAACTHTSKLFYHDAFQFYDEKPASGSGSTGDALDPSSRANTSARGRAAPYDRGPKPSTKNTYGGLVKQTFSTLVRMNDDNPVKWHVVAYFTTDSHSNIPGVKDDPNLKDIDVPHGVYESARQRKPGTATRDRSTYGKERASVKSEHAEGMSSPLPSPVPIPRRYSTQAVVPGLSSPTSSLGYVLPSPASVPDLTRMYQKRPTSDTHSPPPQYGPPMSWPPKYQEEITSPFAFSPPFPTIPFRPENDFSSIPETLHIPASREVVDFSGAAPPFNDAEPPKTLEAFRFFEQRLSGARHFALIRPMSTDDHLMFYGPSLHSTIDMSALYETVSTSRRRPSIEFLTSYFRPNAGFEGGFNMPFTISLSEPIRHGQNKWAQVWRANLRCSTVGGWSAGIPVVVKLFQESLFPPPTPDDLLGDKSECAWYSMKEQAEAEAWAYEMLKSHQGQHIPYSYGMYEFTLPCGEERVIGHVMEDVTSWTLDEYLHIIGGEANIEQTWQIATAAVQGLQSIHASGVAHRDLKPRHILVPKEQHGTVVFVDFTYSASDGPADSQPLYDTLRESGFVNGIDKWVASTGGHNLLANLPAIESGSNM
- a CDS encoding metal homeostatis protein bsd2 — protein: MPAGYTPIRVEHISPEDEMNAAFDNGSDDEEDVDSHHPSAARTPLLSHTRAQSQPSIPTNTAPIAAPAPQRTHHPSGDYDFEYDYPPPPGSPPRPSALALPNNYGNSNGEIPVFNAVGPSQPNFFRRALGTILPNHYGRGYSRVNDGPIGGGMQNDGVFANVTAKPGGTAPVLGAQADGPNWTPEDAQNQGPPSYSVAQADAVPPYWETTVLAPTSVPGELIVDGLATGSLFSFLWNLLVSMSFQFVGFLLTYLLHTTHAGKYGSRAGLGVTLIQYGFYLRPRPTIATTLGAGQMMIITRARPSQPMMGNGTMLASEAADATAANDWLSFFLMTIGWFVLLTSLMGYWRVKRWEHGVVRASAETAQSRQPTEEEMAHDAAILANIERVFGIVSSRAEQMRNDLGLPSNWAEAPGTAARPPQNRV